A part of Candidatus Methanoperedens sp. genomic DNA contains:
- a CDS encoding PHP domain-containing protein: protein MQEIGIGDIHTHTMYSGFTKYRFLSFPDSVTNPRTSIKVAEKMGLGALCITDHNTIKGALAAQKFNKDIVVVGEEISSSGGEILGLFLQDKIEPGLSAEETIERIHSQDGIAVAPHPYSGYCDCVGTKMNKLKFDGIEVFNSLHRDGYANALALKNCNGHAKLGGSDAHASFMIGNGYTLFDGSSQEDFRTAIKNRQTIHGGEVASIKDFVKYSARVAFESSKTIMKFNDVDCPMSAGISRVRNSRKMSYLLVSLLYAFSPLPVICTLLGDRVLKHKGRRVWKEQHDRYL, encoded by the coding sequence ATGCAGGAAATAGGTATCGGTGATATACATACTCACACAATGTATTCAGGTTTCACGAAATATAGATTTTTGTCGTTCCCGGACAGCGTGACAAATCCCCGGACATCCATTAAGGTTGCTGAAAAAATGGGACTTGGCGCACTTTGCATAACAGATCATAACACTATCAAAGGTGCACTTGCTGCTCAAAAATTCAATAAGGATATAGTGGTGGTTGGTGAAGAGATCTCTTCAAGTGGAGGTGAAATACTGGGATTGTTCCTTCAAGACAAAATTGAACCTGGCTTAAGTGCAGAAGAAACAATAGAACGAATACACAGCCAGGATGGAATAGCTGTTGCTCCACACCCTTATAGCGGATATTGTGACTGTGTGGGCACGAAAATGAATAAGCTGAAATTTGATGGTATAGAAGTGTTCAATTCATTACACAGGGATGGATATGCCAATGCTCTAGCTCTTAAAAACTGTAATGGGCATGCAAAACTTGGCGGAAGTGATGCCCATGCAAGTTTCATGATAGGAAACGGTTATACGTTATTTGACGGCAGTTCCCAGGAAGATTTCAGGACAGCCATAAAGAACAGGCAGACAATTCATGGTGGGGAAGTTGCATCAATTAAAGATTTTGTCAAATATAGTGCCAGGGTAGCGTTTGAATCGTCAAAGACAATAATGAAGTTCAATGATGTAGATTGTCCTATGTCTGCCGGAATATCAAGGGTAAGAAATTCACGCAAAATGTCCTATTTGCTGGTTTCTCTCTTATATGCATTTTCACCACTGCCTGTTATTTGCACCCTTCTTGGCGACAGGGTGCTGAAACATAAAGGACGCAGGGTATGGAAAGAACAGCATGATCGCTATTTATAA
- a CDS encoding FtsX-like permease family protein codes for MRYIMKTFDIFKLSLSHVRKSKMRSWLTIIGIVIGVAAIVAIISIGAGMQASVQKSLGSLGADLIMVSPGYSRATGMGGGHGPQGGGVSTVNLTDKDLNAIKQVPGVLNAYGMVSGRSEMKLGTEKISVSVSGVDTTVWRSIVTTELESGRYLQPGDSNAVVIGYSLAHNVFLQPITQNRPVTIGGKTFKVVGIFVQSGGFEGTDSAVYMPADSARDVITESMDRNQFSLITVKIADTDLAEKVKSDIEEKLMMSRHVNPRTRDFTVTAFASIQQQISSVTEAITLFLGAIAAVSLLVGAVGIANTMFMSVMERTRQIGLLKALGATDNEVMRLFLIESGLFGVVGGVIGITFGALISVLISSIGLSMIGPGGTMTTVIPPQLIISALAFSIVVGVLSGVMPARNAAKMNPVDALRFEQ; via the coding sequence ATGAGATATATTATGAAGACTTTTGATATTTTCAAGTTATCGTTAAGCCATGTCAGGAAAAGCAAGATGCGAAGCTGGCTTACGATAATAGGAATAGTTATTGGGGTGGCGGCGATAGTAGCTATAATCTCAATTGGCGCGGGGATGCAGGCAAGCGTGCAAAAGAGTCTTGGCAGTCTTGGCGCAGACCTGATCATGGTTTCCCCGGGGTATTCGCGAGCCACTGGTATGGGGGGAGGACATGGGCCACAAGGCGGGGGAGTCTCTACCGTGAATCTTACGGATAAAGACCTGAATGCGATCAAACAGGTACCTGGTGTGCTTAATGCATATGGAATGGTTTCAGGCCGGTCTGAAATGAAACTGGGTACTGAAAAGATTTCAGTATCCGTTAGCGGGGTTGATACCACGGTCTGGCGTTCCATAGTCACTACAGAACTTGAATCCGGAAGGTATCTCCAGCCAGGAGACTCAAATGCCGTAGTGATAGGATATTCTTTAGCACATAATGTTTTTTTGCAGCCGATAACGCAGAACAGGCCTGTAACGATAGGAGGGAAAACATTCAAGGTCGTGGGTATCTTTGTCCAATCAGGTGGATTTGAGGGAACAGATAGTGCTGTATACATGCCTGCTGATTCTGCACGGGATGTTATAACCGAAAGTATGGACAGGAACCAGTTTTCATTGATCACAGTGAAAATCGCAGACACGGATCTTGCAGAAAAAGTGAAAAGTGATATTGAAGAAAAGCTTATGATGTCCCGACATGTAAATCCAAGAACGAGGGATTTTACAGTGACTGCTTTTGCGTCAATCCAGCAGCAGATAAGCAGTGTCACCGAGGCGATTACACTTTTTCTTGGTGCGATTGCGGCTGTCTCACTCCTTGTCGGCGCTGTGGGTATAGCAAATACCATGTTCATGTCGGTAATGGAACGAACACGCCAGATCGGGCTGCTAAAGGCTCTTGGTGCTACTGATAATGAAGTGATGAGACTTTTCCTTATCGAATCAGGATTGTTCGGGGTGGTTGGAGGAGTGATAGGAATAACTTTCGGAGCCCTGATATCGGTATTAATATCTTCCATAGGTCTTTCGATGATAGGTCCGGGCGGGACAATGACCACGGTAATCCCACCGCAGCTTATTATCTCTGCACTTGCATTTTCTATTGTCGTCGGAGTGCTTTCAGGAGTAATGCCTGCAAGAAATGCAGCAAAAATGAATCCGGTAGATGCATTGCGATTTGAACAATAA
- a CDS encoding ABC transporter ATP-binding protein: MMELHDVWKIYRMGEFNVPALAGIDFTIKPGEFVAITGPSGCGKSTMLNMIGCLDMPTRGKVLLEGRDISEFKSNELARVRGKKIGFIFQTFNLYPTLTALANIQLSMRIHEFPEVEIENTSRKLLEMVGLSERGDHFPAQLSGGQQQRVAVARALSTGPSILLADEPTGNLDTKSGGEVMDVFKRLNSEGLTIVMITHDPKIAGSAGRIVKMLDGKIVGGT; this comes from the coding sequence ATTATGGAATTACATGATGTGTGGAAAATTTATAGAATGGGTGAGTTTAACGTACCAGCACTTGCTGGAATAGACTTTACCATCAAACCGGGTGAATTCGTAGCCATAACAGGCCCCAGCGGATGCGGCAAATCAACGATGTTAAACATGATAGGTTGTCTTGACATGCCCACACGCGGAAAAGTTTTGCTCGAAGGCAGGGATATATCGGAATTCAAAAGTAATGAACTGGCGCGTGTGCGAGGTAAAAAAATCGGGTTCATATTCCAGACTTTTAACCTGTATCCTACCCTGACAGCTCTTGCGAATATTCAACTGTCCATGAGGATTCATGAATTTCCTGAAGTAGAAATAGAAAACACTTCAAGAAAATTACTGGAAATGGTGGGTTTATCCGAACGGGGAGACCATTTCCCTGCCCAGCTATCAGGCGGGCAGCAGCAAAGAGTAGCGGTCGCAAGGGCGCTCTCCACAGGCCCTTCTATTCTCCTTGCAGATGAGCCCACGGGGAACCTGGATACTAAATCAGGAGGCGAAGTTATGGATGTTTTCAAACGTTTAAACAGTGAGGGATTGACTATAGTTATGATAACGCATGACCCGAAAATTGCAGGATCTGCAGGAAGAATTGTAAAAATGCTTGATGGTAAAATAGTAGGTGGAACATGA